A section of the Triticum dicoccoides isolate Atlit2015 ecotype Zavitan chromosome 7A, WEW_v2.0, whole genome shotgun sequence genome encodes:
- the LOC119329468 gene encoding phosphomannomutase/phosphoglucomutase-like isoform X2, whose amino-acid sequence MATITAPPAALQPREHARPGRALRSAPRAWSGRRRCCQVIRATASSRGRPAATGSGQLESTALGASAGGEEGDVIRRLQNGPDVRGVALEGEKGRAVDLTPLAVEVIGESFGEWLRDQRREREGEDGEQLRVSVGRDPRLSGSRLSAVLFAGLAKAGCAVFDMGLATTPACFMSTILPRFSYDASIMMTASHLPYTRNGLKFFTKRGGLSSVEVEGICDRAARKYVARKMGLGGGGLGMPPVVMRVDLMSAYAQHLRDIIKERVAHPTHYDTPLEGFKVIVNAGNGCGGFFAWDVLEKLGADTTGSLHLGPDGMFPNHMPNPEDATAMSLTRGAVLAGGADLGVVFDTDVDRSGVVDDAGAAINGDRLIALISAIVLAEHPGTTVVTDARAGDGLTRFIEARGGRHCLYRVGYRNVIDKGAQLNADGVETHVMMETTGHGALRENHFLDDGAYMVVKIIIRDLEEPAESVLLRMDIVGEPKSAKQRGVEAVEAFKTYIEEGKLSGWVLDDCGDCSVDEGCLVDNNDHPIDVDAYMYRAKFYDESQRPLGWVHIRQSVHNPNIALNLQSCVPGGCRSMAVDLFERFLLTSGVNEFVDTSEVQKFVK is encoded by the exons ATGGCCACCATCACCGCTCCTCCGGCCGCTCTGCAGCCACGCGAGCACGCGAGGCCGGGCCGCGCGCTCCGGTCAGCTCCTCGTGCGTGGAGTGGGAGGAGGAGGTGCTGCCAGGTGATCAGAGCCACGGCGAGCTCCCGCGGCCGACCCGCGGCGACGGGCAGCGGCCAGCTCGAGAGCacggcgctcggggcgtcggcgggcggcgaggagggcgaCGTGATCCGTAGGCTGCAGAACGGGCCGGACGTGCGCGGCGTGGCGCTGGAAGGCGAGAAGGGCCGGGCCGTGGACCTCACGCCGCTGGCCGTCGAGGTGATCGGCGAGAGCTTCGGGGAGTGGCTGCGGGATCAGCGGCGGGAGCGGGAGGGCGAGGACGGGGAGCAGCTGCGGGTGTCCGTCGGCCGGGACCCCCGGCTGTCCGGGTCGCGGCTCAGCGCGGTGCTGTTCGCGGGGCTGGCCAAGGCGGGGTGCGCCGTCTTCGACATGGGCCTCGCCACCACGCCGGCGTGCTTCATGAGCACCATACTGCCCCGCTTCAGCTACGACGCGTCCATTATG ATGACCGCGTCGCATCTCCCCTACACCCGCAACGGGCTCAAGTTCTTCACCAAGCGCGGCGGGCTATCCTCGGTGGAGGTGGAAGGGATCTGCGACCGCGCTGCACGCAAGTACGTCGCGAGGAAgatgggcctcggcggcggcggcctcggcaTGCCTCCGGTGGTCATGCGCGTCGACCTGATGAGCGCCTACGCGCAGCACCTCCGGGACATCATCAAGGAGCGCGTCGCCCACCCGACGCACTACGACACCCCGCTGGAGGGCTTCAAGGTCATCGTGAACGCCGGCAACGGCTGCGGCGGGTTCTTCGCGTGGGACGTGCTGGAGAAGCTGGGCGCCGACACCACCGGCAGCCTGCACCTGGGGCCGGACGGCATGTTCCCGAACCACATGCCCAACCCGGAGGACGCGACGGCCATGTCGCTGACGCGCGGCGCGGTGCTGGCCGGCGGCGCGGACCTCGGCGTGGTGTTCGACACGGACGTGGACCGCAGCGGCGTGGTGGACGACGCGGGGGCCGCCATCAACGGGGACCGCCTCATCGCGCTCATCTCCGCCATCGTGCTGGCGGAGCACCCCGGGACGACGGTGGTGACGGACGCGCGCGCGGGCGACGGGCTCACGCGGTTCATCGAGGCGAGGGGCGGGCGGCACTGCCTGTACCGCGTCGGCTACCGCAACGTGATCGACAAGGGCGCGCAGCTCAACGCGGACGGCGTGGAGACGCACGTCATGATGGAGACCACCGGGCACGGCGCGCTCAGGGAGAACCACTTCCTCGACGACGGCGCCTACATGGTGGTGAAGATCA TCATCCGGGACCTCGAGGAGCCAGCCGAGTCCGTGCTGCTGAGGATGGACATCGTGGGCGAACCCAAGAGCGCGAAACAGCGGGGCGTCGAAGCCGTCGAGGCTTTCAAGACATACATCGAG GAAGGGAAACTTAGCGGTTGGGTGCTGGATGATTGCGGGGACTGCTCGGTTGATGAGGGATGCCTTGTGGACAACAACGATCATCCAATCGACGTTGACGCCTACATGTACAG AGCGAAGTTCTATGACGAGTCTCAGAGACCGCTCGGGTGGGTTCACATTCGCCAAAGTGTTCATAACCCCAACATAGCACTCAACTTGCAGTCATGTGTTCCCGGTGGTTGCAGATCCATGGCGGTGGATCTATTTGAGAG GTTTTTGTTGACAAGTGGAGTAAATGAGTTCGTTGACACCAGCGAAGTACAGAAATTTGTGAAGTAG
- the LOC119329468 gene encoding phosphomannomutase/phosphoglucomutase-like isoform X1 has translation MATITAPPAALQPREHARPGRALRSAPRAWSGRRRCCQVIRATASSRGRPAATGSGQLESTALGASAGGEEGDVIRRLQNGPDVRGVALEGEKGRAVDLTPLAVEVIGESFGEWLRDQRREREGEDGEQLRVSVGRDPRLSGSRLSAVLFAGLAKAGCAVFDMGLATTPACFMSTILPRFSYDASIMMTASHLPYTRNGLKFFTKRGGLSSVEVEGICDRAARKYVARKMGLGGGGLGMPPVVMRVDLMSAYAQHLRDIIKERVAHPTHYDTPLEGFKVIVNAGNGCGGFFAWDVLEKLGADTTGSLHLGPDGMFPNHMPNPEDATAMSLTRGAVLAGGADLGVVFDTDVDRSGVVDDAGAAINGDRLIALISAIVLAEHPGTTVVTDARAGDGLTRFIEARGGRHCLYRVGYRNVIDKGAQLNADGVETHVMMETTGHGALRENHFLDDGAYMVVKIIIEMVRMRLAGLEGGVGGLIRDLEEPAESVLLRMDIVGEPKSAKQRGVEAVEAFKTYIEEGKLSGWVLDDCGDCSVDEGCLVDNNDHPIDVDAYMYRAKFYDESQRPLGWVHIRQSVHNPNIALNLQSCVPGGCRSMAVDLFERFLLTSGVNEFVDTSEVQKFVK, from the exons ATGGCCACCATCACCGCTCCTCCGGCCGCTCTGCAGCCACGCGAGCACGCGAGGCCGGGCCGCGCGCTCCGGTCAGCTCCTCGTGCGTGGAGTGGGAGGAGGAGGTGCTGCCAGGTGATCAGAGCCACGGCGAGCTCCCGCGGCCGACCCGCGGCGACGGGCAGCGGCCAGCTCGAGAGCacggcgctcggggcgtcggcgggcggcgaggagggcgaCGTGATCCGTAGGCTGCAGAACGGGCCGGACGTGCGCGGCGTGGCGCTGGAAGGCGAGAAGGGCCGGGCCGTGGACCTCACGCCGCTGGCCGTCGAGGTGATCGGCGAGAGCTTCGGGGAGTGGCTGCGGGATCAGCGGCGGGAGCGGGAGGGCGAGGACGGGGAGCAGCTGCGGGTGTCCGTCGGCCGGGACCCCCGGCTGTCCGGGTCGCGGCTCAGCGCGGTGCTGTTCGCGGGGCTGGCCAAGGCGGGGTGCGCCGTCTTCGACATGGGCCTCGCCACCACGCCGGCGTGCTTCATGAGCACCATACTGCCCCGCTTCAGCTACGACGCGTCCATTATG ATGACCGCGTCGCATCTCCCCTACACCCGCAACGGGCTCAAGTTCTTCACCAAGCGCGGCGGGCTATCCTCGGTGGAGGTGGAAGGGATCTGCGACCGCGCTGCACGCAAGTACGTCGCGAGGAAgatgggcctcggcggcggcggcctcggcaTGCCTCCGGTGGTCATGCGCGTCGACCTGATGAGCGCCTACGCGCAGCACCTCCGGGACATCATCAAGGAGCGCGTCGCCCACCCGACGCACTACGACACCCCGCTGGAGGGCTTCAAGGTCATCGTGAACGCCGGCAACGGCTGCGGCGGGTTCTTCGCGTGGGACGTGCTGGAGAAGCTGGGCGCCGACACCACCGGCAGCCTGCACCTGGGGCCGGACGGCATGTTCCCGAACCACATGCCCAACCCGGAGGACGCGACGGCCATGTCGCTGACGCGCGGCGCGGTGCTGGCCGGCGGCGCGGACCTCGGCGTGGTGTTCGACACGGACGTGGACCGCAGCGGCGTGGTGGACGACGCGGGGGCCGCCATCAACGGGGACCGCCTCATCGCGCTCATCTCCGCCATCGTGCTGGCGGAGCACCCCGGGACGACGGTGGTGACGGACGCGCGCGCGGGCGACGGGCTCACGCGGTTCATCGAGGCGAGGGGCGGGCGGCACTGCCTGTACCGCGTCGGCTACCGCAACGTGATCGACAAGGGCGCGCAGCTCAACGCGGACGGCGTGGAGACGCACGTCATGATGGAGACCACCGGGCACGGCGCGCTCAGGGAGAACCACTTCCTCGACGACGGCGCCTACATGGTGGTGAAGATCATCATCGAGATGGTCCGGATGAGGCTGGCGGGGCTGGAGGGCGGGGTCGGCGGCCTCATCCGGGACCTCGAGGAGCCAGCCGAGTCCGTGCTGCTGAGGATGGACATCGTGGGCGAACCCAAGAGCGCGAAACAGCGGGGCGTCGAAGCCGTCGAGGCTTTCAAGACATACATCGAG GAAGGGAAACTTAGCGGTTGGGTGCTGGATGATTGCGGGGACTGCTCGGTTGATGAGGGATGCCTTGTGGACAACAACGATCATCCAATCGACGTTGACGCCTACATGTACAG AGCGAAGTTCTATGACGAGTCTCAGAGACCGCTCGGGTGGGTTCACATTCGCCAAAGTGTTCATAACCCCAACATAGCACTCAACTTGCAGTCATGTGTTCCCGGTGGTTGCAGATCCATGGCGGTGGATCTATTTGAGAG GTTTTTGTTGACAAGTGGAGTAAATGAGTTCGTTGACACCAGCGAAGTACAGAAATTTGTGAAGTAG
- the LOC119329469 gene encoding uncharacterized protein LOC119329469, with product MPMTYPAHTFPQQPAKLLLSLRHLRSSRPLHLLFHNQPPSRSEGLRPDQPPPHHGVRRGVPGSLAVTQCGAYLVVRPHQAFDALTAPSTRYRDERAVFCLLRLPRTTDATSSHRLAQHQHRPLLTGVQNCCYVMDLVAHGSITFALGLVFSR from the exons ATGCCTATGACCTACCCCGCTCACACGTTCCCTCAACAACCAGCCAaactcctcctctctctccgtCATCTCAGATCCAGCCGCCCCCTCCATCTCCTCTTCCACAACCAGCCACCGTCCCGATCTGAAGGTCTCCGACCAgatcagcctcctccccaccacggcgtgCGGCGAGGAGTCCCCGGATCGCTCGCCGTCACCCAGTGCGGTGCATATCTGGTAGTCCGCCCTCACCAAGCATTCGATGCGTTGACGGCTCCTAGCACCAGATACCGCGACGAACGAGCTGTGTTCTGCCTCCTCCGGCTGCCGAGGACCACGGACGCCACTTCGTCTCACCGGCTGGCTCAGCATCAGCACCGACCACTACTCACAG GTGTGCAAAATTGTTGCTACGTCATGGATCTAGTAGCACATGGATCTATCACTTTTGCTCTTGGTCTTGTGTTCTCCA GATGA
- the LOC119332440 gene encoding uncharacterized protein LOC119332440, with protein sequence MVKKQEPSTPAAGGTQWKGRLRSHHATPLNSPSPWIQSPSRNRDEDAEASKFKKQAAPTTPGRSRCTRDESGGAAGRPPKALPRRSARLTGRDPDHHIVLDEAEEECEVRGNQWAITPVQRSTRFQRGDKSVSKPLVEKQSHHKLLPFTPNPRDIPHNSKTQNAVKKDKKLENPPRSSQRIAAVKASARMEKHNKLQTVYEDSQDAPARRKTADASYKKSEMQEPKPSRGEELTGKRKRGTGRKQASRKQTHKEHKSDCQEIVPITEPRNIIHKKSENNPSSIVQPKIGDDILMNTKECSEELSGIKEGVQQQCCASDEWTEEQDTILRQAYFTARPSPHFWKKVSKMVPGKSAEDCFNRVHADLSTPTPIAPRPRSKTQFSPLAHFTLSDPKFPNLLEPLAGRPRTAKQKSLLAQKTVRHLLKKHSLIDQAQEADHFSLFETSPSALQLNIPLDDSPGTPDNYLKSFSLHKYSASSSARKRPLSRLKTKQAEPSPAVLKPLKNTVLHEKYINQLTRRDGAKKPRKKAAGTNATDPERPLSEQRAGSVKAAKNALISEATDFIGQFKKLQANSLAHVLENSEDDEDNSV encoded by the exons ATGGTAAAGAAGCAGGAACCCTCCACCCCGGCGGCCGGCGGGACGCAGTGGAAGGGGCGGCTGCGCTCGCACCACGCGACTCCGCTCAATTCTCCGTCTCCGTGGATCCAGTCCCCATCCAGGAACCGGGACGAGGACGCGGAGGCCTCCAAGTTCAAGAAGCAGGCCGCCCCCACAACCCCGGGGAGAAGCCGATGCACCCGCGACGAGAGCGGCGGAGCTGCGGGACGACCTCCGAAGGCTCTCCCACGCCGGTCGGCGCGGCTTACCGGCCGGGATCCGGACCACCATATTGTGCTCGACGAGGCGGAAGAG GAATGCGAAGTCAGGGGTAACCAATGGGCGATTACGCCTGTTCAGAGATCTACACGGTTCCAACGAGGTGATAAGAGTGTGAGCAAGCCCTTAGTGGAGAAGCAAAGTCACCACAAACTGCTGCCGTTCACACCAAATCCCCGCGACATTCCCCATAACAGCAAGACTCAAAATGCTGTTAAGAAAGACAAAAAACTAGAGAATCCACCAAGGAGTAGCCAGAGAATTGCTGCAGTAAAAGCTTCTGCAAGGATGGAAAAACACAATAAGCTCCAGACAGTGTATGAAGATTCCCAAGATGCTCCTGCCAGGAGAAAGACTGCAGATGCATCTTACAAAAAGAGTGAGATGCAagagccaaagcccagtcgtggtgAGGAGCTGACAGGAAAGAGGAAGAGAGGCACCGGAAGAAAGCAGGCATCAAGGAAACAAACTCACAAGGAGCACAAATCTGATTGTCAAGAAATTGTACCCATCACTGAACCCAGAAACATCATCCACAAGAAGAGTGAAAATAATCCTTCTTCCATAGTGCAGCCTAAAATTGGTGATGATATACTGATGAACACCAAGGAATGCAGTGAAGAGCTAAGCGGGATTAAAGAAGGGGTACAGCAACAGTGTTGCGCGTCAGATGAATGGACAGAAGAGCAGGACACTATATTGCGCCAGGCTTACTTCACTGCTCGACCATCCCCACATTTCTGGAAGAAAGTTTCTAAAATG GTCCCAGGGAAATCTGCTGAAGACTGCTTCAATCGAGTTCATGCTGACCTCTCAACGCCCACTCCAATCGCCCCTCGTCCTCGAAGTAAAACACAGTTTTCTCCTCTAGCACATTTCACATTGTCTGATCCAAAGTTTCCAAACCTTTTGGAACCTCTAGCCGGAAGACCAAGGACTGCCAAACAAAAGAGCCTATTAGCACAGAAGACAGTGAGACATTTGCTTAAGAAGCATTCCCTCATTGACCAAGCTCAAGAGGCTGATCACTTCTCGCTATTTGAAACTTCACCGTCTGCTTTACAATTGAACATTCCTCTTGACGATTCTCCTGGGACCCCTGACAATTATCTAAAGTCCTTTTCCCTGCACAAGTACAGCGCGAGTTCTTCAGCACGTAAGAGACCGTTGTCAAGGTTGAAAACTAAGCAAGCTGAACCGAGTCCAGCAGTTCTGAAGCCTCTAAAGAATACTGTTTTGCATGAGAAGTACATTAATCAGTTGACCCGAAGAGATGGCGCAAAAAAGCCTCGTAAGAAGGCTGCTGGCACCAATGCAACTGATCCTGAGAGGCCTCTCTCGGAGCAGCGAGCTGGTAGTGTGAAGGCTGCAAAGAATGCTCTCATTTCAGAAGCAACAGACTTCATAGGCCAGTTTAAGAAGTTGCAAGCCAATTCCCTTGCACACGTTCTGGAAAACAGTGAAGACGACGAGGATAATTCGGTGTAG